The Mus musculus strain C57BL/6J chromosome 2, GRCm38.p6 C57BL/6J genome has a window encoding:
- the Olfr1086 gene encoding olfactory receptor 1086 encodes MENITEVTEFILMGFTDNADLEILSFFLFLAIYLFTLMGNLGLITLVIGDSRLHNPMYYFLSVLSSVDACYSTVITPQMVVDFVSEKKVISFIGCATQMFLAVTFGTTECFLLAAMAYDRYVAIHNPLMYVVSMSPRVYVPLIIASYAGGILHAVIHTVATFRLSFCGSNKISHIFCDIPPLLAISCSDTHFNQLLLFYCAGFIEVVTILIVLLSYGFILSVILKTRSTEGKRKVFSTCGSHLMAVSTFHGTVLFMYVRPSDSYALEHDMMVSIFYSIVIPMLNPLIYSLRNKDVKEAIKKVFGKRILCG; translated from the coding sequence ATGGAAAACATCACTGAAGTCACAGAATTTATACTGATGGGCTTTACAGACAATGCTGACCTGGagatcctttccttcttcctctttctagcAATTTACCTCTTCACACTCATGGGAAATTTAGGACTGATTACTCTGGTCATTGGTGACTCCCGCCTGCACAATCCCATGTACTATTTTCTGAGTGTGCTGTCCTCAGTAGACGCCTGCTATTCTACTGTTATCACCCCACAAATGGTAGTTGACTTTGTGTCAGAGAAGAAAGTCATTTCATTCATTGGCTGTGCCACACAGATGTTTCTGGCTGTGACTTTTGGTACAACTGAATGTTTTCTTTTGGCAGCAATGgcttatgaccgctatgtggccattcACAACCCTCTTATGTATGTAGTGAGCATGTCACCAAGAGTCTATGTGCCACTCATCATTGCTTCCTATGCTGGTGGAATTTTACATGCTGTTATTCACACGGTGGCTACTTTCAGACTCTCTTTTTGTGGATCCAATAAAATCAGTCATATTTTCTGTGACATCCCTCCTCTCCTGGCAATTTCATGTTCTGACACCCACTTCAATCAGCTTCTCCTCTTCTATTGTGCTGGGTTTATTGAGGTAGTCACTATCCTGATTGTCCTGCTGTCCTATGGCTTCATTTTGTCTGTCATTTTGAAGACACGCTCTactgaaggtaaaagaaaagtcttTTCTACATGTGGCTCACACCTAATGGCAGTGTCCACATTTCATGGCACTGTTCTTTTCATGTATGTGAGACCAAGTGACAGCTATGCCTTGGAACATGACATGATGGTATCAATATTTTACAGCATTGTAATCCCAATGCTGAATCCTCTCATTTATAGTTTGAGGAACAAAGATGTAAAAGAGGCAATAAAAAAAGTTTTTGGAAAAAGAATACTTTGtggataa